In the Hordeum vulgare subsp. vulgare chromosome 7H, MorexV3_pseudomolecules_assembly, whole genome shotgun sequence genome, one interval contains:
- the LOC123409942 gene encoding calphotin-like — protein sequence MASRAAAVLLCALLCMTATHSIAQSPAAAPAGNAPPKTPTATPAPPAADASAPPTTTPAAPAPKSSQATPAPTTAPATPAPVKAPATPAPTTAPTTPAPVKAPVTPAPTTTPTTPAPVKAPAAPAPTTTPAAPAPVLKAPATPAPAAAQTTPAPFKAPATPAPAAAPTTTPAAPAPVIKAPATPAPAAAPTTAPAAPAPVIKAPAIPAPAAAPITAPVTPAPVTAPAAAPPTPAPKPKAKAPAAAPPAKATAPAPAALPPTVEAPAAAAPTLFPDVPAAAPTLFPDVPSAAPAPLTKPTDAPAPAPSKKKRSSKDKKKTKAPAPAPVAAAPVKAKAVAPTTAVAAAAPGPSGDSTAADTAGAPGRSTGMTTAVIVAAIGAAAMLA from the exons ATGGCGTCGCGGGCTGCTGCCGTCCTCCTCTGCGCCCTGCTATGCATGACGGCCACGCACTCCATCGCCCAGTCGCCCGCGGCTGCGCCGGCCGGCAACGCCCCGCCCAAGACGCCCACCGCCACCCCTGCCCCGCCTGCCGCCGACGCGTCTGCACCGCCGACCACCACCCCGGCTGCCCCCGCGCCCAAGTCTTCCCAGGCCACCCCCGCTCCGACCACTGCGCCAGCCACGCCGGCGCCGGTGAAGGCCCCGGCCACTCCCGCGCCGACAACTGCTCCCACCACGCCCGCGCCGGTGAAGGCCCCGGTTACCCCCGCGCCGACCACCACTCCTACCACGCCGGCACCGGTGaaggccccggccgcccccgcgcCGACCACCACTCCCGCCGCACCAGCGCCGGTCCTCAAGGCTCCTGCCACCCCCGCCCCCGCGGCCGCGCAGACCACCCCGGCGCCGTTCAAGGCCCCTGCCACCCCCGCTCCCGCGGCCGCGCCCACCACCACGCCCGCCGCACCGGCACCGGTCATCAAGGCCCCGGCCACCCCCGCTCCCGCGGCCGCGCCGACCACCGCGCCCGCCGCACCGGCACCGGTCATCAAGGCCCCGGCCATCCCTGCCCCCGCAGCCGCGCCGATCACCGCTCCCGTAACACCCGCCCCCGTCACTGCCCCCGCCGCGGCTCCTCCCACTCCGGCACCCAAGCCCAAGGCCAAGGCCCCTGCCGCAGCACCGCCCGCCAAGGCAACCGCGCCTGCCCCCGCAGCGCTCCCTCCCACCGTCGAGGCGCCCGCGGCCGCCGCGCCAACTCTCTTCCCCGACGTGCCTGCGGCCGCACCAACTCTCTTCCCTGACGTGCCTTCCGCCGCGCCGGCCCCGTTGACCAAGCCCACCGACGCCCCCGCGCCGGCGCCATCAAAGAAGAAGCGCTCGtccaaggacaagaagaagaccaaggcgcCCGCGCCCGCCCCGGTCGCTGCGGCCCCCGTCAAAGCCAAGGCCGTGGCGCCCACCACCGCCGTAGCCGCCGCGGCTCCCGGGCCCAGCGGcgactccaccgccgccgacaccGCG GGCGCCCCGGGGAGGAGCACCGGGATGACCACGGCCGTGATCGTGGCGGCGATCGGCGCGGCGGCGATGCTCGCCTAG